From the Oscillatoria salina IIICB1 genome, the window AAATCCTCGCAATCTTGAGTTATGTCTTCAATTTTAACATTAAGTGTAGAGACGTTGCATGCAACGTCTCTACAAATTTATCCTCTCACCAACTCTTCGATTTCATCAACTCGATTTGGCAATTCTTCGGTCAATACTTCGCTACCAGATTCTGTCACCAAAACATCATCTTCGATGCGAATTCCGCGCACGTCAGCGAAGATTTCTAAGCGCTCCCAATTAACAACATCGGCGTATTTTTCCCGCATTTGAGCATTATTTAATATTCCAGGTACTTGATAAAATCCCGGTTCTATGGTAACAAGCATATTAGGACGAAGTGGACGATTTAAACGCAGGTAATTTAAGCCAAATCTCTCGCTCCTTTCTCTACCTTCCTCATATCCTGCTAAATCGCCTAAATCTTCCATATCATGTACGTCTAAACCCAAAAGATGACCGATACCATGCGGGAAAAATAAAGCATGAGCATCTGTTTCTACTAAGTCGCTAACATTGCCTTGTAAAATGCCTAAATTGACTAATCCTTCGGCGATTATAGAAGCAGCAAGTAAATGAATATCTTGATATTCTACACCAGGATGAATCTTGTCAATACAAGCATCGTGGGCGGCTAAAACAATTTCGTAAATATCTCTTTGGGTTGAGGAAAATTGACCGTTTACTGCCCAAGTGCGAGTAATGTCAGATGCCCAGCCTGACTCGGTTTCTGCCCCAACATCTGCTAAGATTAAATCTCCTGATTGTAGCCGATTATCGTATTTATTATTATGCAAAATTTCGCCACGGACAGTGACAATACTGTTATAAGAACAGGTCATATTATTAGCAAGAATAACCGCTTCCATTGCTGCACGAACTGCTGCTTCTGTTTTGACTTTTGAAGTTACTTTCATTCCCGCTTTGTGGGCGGTTACGGCTACTTTCGCGGCTTGACGCAACTCGGATAAAGCTGTTGCATCATGAGATAATCGTAGCGAAACAATTGCTTTTGCTAAGGCTAAATCAATTCCTTGGGGTGCATTTGCTGGGGCGACGGGGCGATCGCATAATTGAGATTGTTGCAAACAAGTGCTAGAATCTTGAACAGCGACGGTAGCTGCATTGGCGGTGCGTTTGCTTAATTCTGTCAGAGGATAAGCAGCGTCAGCCCCAATTTTAGCGGCAATTTCGTCTCTCGTGGGCATTTCCCCGTGCCAAAGGGCGCTATCTGGGCTAGGATTGTCGATAAATAATTCTAGTTTGCCATTTTCCAGACGAATAACTGCATTTTCGAGCGGTAATCCGGCAAAATAGAGAAAGTGGGAACTAGCGCGAAAAGGGTAAGTATTAGCGGGAAAATTGCGGACTTGGGCGCGTCCTGACCAAAGTATAACAGGTTGGTCGAAGATTTCGTCAAGACGTTGACGGCGTTGTTTGAGAGTTGTGGGTAGAGAAATTTGCATACTTATTTGAGGCAAAGGTGCAATGAGTTTGTTGCTAAGATAGGTCTGTTTACTAGGTTAATAGATCCCTGATAAGATGAAAAACACGATGCGTTGTTATTGGTCAATTGAAGAGTTACCTGGTTTGAGTGCAAAAGAGCGATCGCTGCTAGCTTCGCATAAAATTAATACTACCCAGGATTTACTCGCCCATGCTAGCACTCCTCAACAACAACAGGAATTAGCCGCCGAGTTACAAATTCACGCTCAATATGTGAAAAAATGGGTAGCAATGGCAGATTTAGCTAGCATATCTAGTGTTGGTTGTCAATACTGCGGGCTAATTTTACACGCGGGAATTGCTTCGGTAGCCCAACTTGCTCAAACTCCCGTTCACAGATTACACCGACAGATTTTACGCTTGCAAGTAGCCACGATGCAAAGAAAAGATTTGTGTCCCTCAGTCGATGAAGTGCAAAAATGGGTTGAAGAAGCAGCGCGATCGCGTTGAGAACTTCTCAAGTAAATTAAGATTGGGAGTGATTTTACCAAGATTTGGCGATCGCAAAAATTATCATTAACTCGCTCAAAATATGTCTACAATTACTGATATCGGTACGCTAATTGTTACTACTCCAGACACTTGTGGAGGTCGTCCGAGAATTGCCGGAAGAAGACTTTCAGTACAGCAAATTGCCGTTTTAACGAAACAGGGATTAACTCCGCCAGAAATTGTGAGAGAATATGAAAATCTGACTTTAGCAGAAGTTCATGCAGCCTTAGCTTATTATTATGCTAACCAAGAGCAAATTGAGCAGTATTTAGCTGAGGAAAAAGCCCAATACGAGCAAATGTTAGCAGAATATGAGGCTGGTAAACCCAAGTGAGTCAAA encodes:
- a CDS encoding aminopeptidase P family protein codes for the protein MQISLPTTLKQRRQRLDEIFDQPVILWSGRAQVRNFPANTYPFRASSHFLYFAGLPLENAVIRLENGKLELFIDNPSPDSALWHGEMPTRDEIAAKIGADAAYPLTELSKRTANAATVAVQDSSTCLQQSQLCDRPVAPANAPQGIDLALAKAIVSLRLSHDATALSELRQAAKVAVTAHKAGMKVTSKVKTEAAVRAAMEAVILANNMTCSYNSIVTVRGEILHNNKYDNRLQSGDLILADVGAETESGWASDITRTWAVNGQFSSTQRDIYEIVLAAHDACIDKIHPGVEYQDIHLLAASIIAEGLVNLGILQGNVSDLVETDAHALFFPHGIGHLLGLDVHDMEDLGDLAGYEEGRERSERFGLNYLRLNRPLRPNMLVTIEPGFYQVPGILNNAQMREKYADVVNWERLEIFADVRGIRIEDDVLVTESGSEVLTEELPNRVDEIEELVRG
- a CDS encoding DUF4332 domain-containing protein, producing the protein MKNTMRCYWSIEELPGLSAKERSLLASHKINTTQDLLAHASTPQQQQELAAELQIHAQYVKKWVAMADLASISSVGCQYCGLILHAGIASVAQLAQTPVHRLHRQILRLQVATMQRKDLCPSVDEVQKWVEEAARSR
- a CDS encoding DUF433 domain-containing protein; its protein translation is MSTITDIGTLIVTTPDTCGGRPRIAGRRLSVQQIAVLTKQGLTPPEIVREYENLTLAEVHAALAYYYANQEQIEQYLAEEKAQYEQMLAEYEAGKPK